The sequence CTGTGCATTATGTCATGGCGCGACTCTGCAGGGACCGGCAGAGGGTGGTGCTGGCCCTGCCTGCCAGGACTGTCATGCCGCCGGCTTACCAACTGCCCTGCTCAATTGCACTTCCTGCCATAATGCCCCGCCGAACAGCGCGGCTCCAGCCGGTGACATTCGCCCGAATCAAGCCGGTGCTCACGAGGCCCATAATGGACTGCCCGAAATCACTGGTTTGGCAAATTGCGCCGCCTGCCATAATTCCGCCGGCACCAACACCCTGGACCATTTCGACAGTACCGCACCGGCAAATGTGGCCATTTCGGCCGTATATGATAACAACACCCTGGATGCCAATCCACCAGCCTATAACAGTAGTACCGGCACATGTACTTATATCAGTTGTCACGGCGGCCAGGAGACTCCTCCCTGGCTAACAGGGTCTATTGCCATTACGGCAAATTCAAACTGCCTGATCTGCCATCAAGACGGAACGGAAAATCCAAGCCAGCATAACAGCCCTTCCTCCGGCAATCATAACGATCATACGAACGTTGACGTTTTTTCATGCCAGAACTGCCACGATGTCACTAAAATGACTTCCACGCATTTTAATGATCTTGCAACCTCAGCAATCAGTTCAGCCGAGGCCAGGAACACCATTACCATGCCAACCGGCGGCACATTTACCATCACCTATAACTCCATCACGAACAGGTGCACCGGCGATTGCCATAACAACGACAGCTCAAAGGAGCAGACTCATTCCTCAAACTCATGGTAGATAAACGTGATTTGATCGCTAGCAAATATACAAAGGGCCGGATTTAATCCGGCCCTTTGCTGTATAGCTTGACTTCAAAAAAACCACGAAAAAATTCCATCCCTTGAATGACGGAGAGGGAAAAAGAAACCTGGATCAGTTTCCCTTTTTATCTTTTACTGCTCGGCTGATCTCGCGTTCTGCTTCAGCATCCATGCCCAGGCGACTGTAAATAATCCCGAGATTATAGCGACTTTCATAATGCTCTGGATAAAGTTCCAGGGCCTTTAAAAGATAGTCTCTGGCCTGTTCATACTTGCCGAAATACTCAAGGCTCACTGCCCAGTTGTTATACAGATCAACACTTACAAGCCCCTTATCATGGGCATCCTTAAACAGCCCAACAGCGTTTGGGTGATTGCCGTCCCGTTGCTCGCAGATCCCCAGGGTAATAAAAGCTTCATAGGTTGCAGGATTAAGATTAAGCGCCGTTTGCGCGGCGATTCTGGCATTGCTGCAATCTCCTAGCTTCCGGTAAACCATGCCCAGACTCTGATAATATTTCGCCTGATTGCCGACCTTGGTAATTGCGGTCTGCATCAATGGCAGGGCAGCCTGCGTTCTGCCCAGTCGGTCATATAAAATTCCCAGATTATAGAAGGCATCACCCTTGTCTGGATCAAGGGCGATAGCAATTCGAAAATGCTGTTCGGATTGGGAATTGTCCTTGATATCGCTTAAGGCCTTGCCCAGATTGACATGTGCCCGATAAAGATTTGGGGATTTTCTGACAATATCCTGCCAGAATCCCACTTCATTCTGCCATACGGCATTGCGTTGAAACGTTAAAATCCCTGAAACAATTGCCAGAGCTATCAGTAAGCCGCTCACAAATTTAGGCGGCAAAGGTAATTGAAATACAAGAAAAACACCCATCAAGATCAGCAACATCGACGGCAGATACAATCGATGCTCATAGATAATCTCCAGGGGCAATATGGTTGATTCAATCATGAGATTAGCGATAAACCAGAACAGGCAGAAAGCAAGCAGCCGGTTGTATCGGTACAGAATGATTATCAGCCCGACGAACAACACAATCCCGGCAATGGCAAAGGCGGTCTGCGGCGGACTGAACAAGCCGTGGGAGATCAGATAATCATGATTGAGGTTGAGCCGTGCAGGCAGGGGCAGCAGAAGAATCAGCAGATAACTGAAAAATACCCGGCTCTCGGTAAGCAGCCTTTCCATCGGCGTAAAATCCCTGACCTGATACCCACTGAAAACCGAACTCAGGGGATCGCCTCCCAGACAAAACATGGCGAACAATAACGCTGCAATTCCAATGCATACAGGAAAGGCAAACCTCTTGAATCCGTTATGCCCATCCCTGGGGGGCAGGCAGCAGAAATCAACCGCAACAAGGATTATCGGCAGCATCACCGCGTTTTCCTTGCTGACCACTGCCAGGAAACCACTTACTGAACATCCCAGGTACCAGGCATACTTTCGCTTAATGCTGTTGTGCGTCCGCGCCTTGATATAACAAATCATTGCAAAAAGATAGAAAAGCGCCGACATCGATGTCATGCGCTGGACAATATAGGTTACCGCATTGGTCTGAACCGGATGAAGCATCCAGAGCAGCGCTGTAAAAAACGGGATATACTCCAACACGCCTCTACGACTTGGGAAACAAGCCTGAGACATGACTTGTCCCGCCAGATAATACAGGGCGAATCCGGCACAGATATGCAGGACAATATTCACCAGATGAAAACCGAAAGTGTCCAGCTGATCGACAGAATAATTCAAGGCAAGGGATAGATTGGCAAGCCAGCGATTCCCCATGGGGCTCTTCGTTGCGGCATCCTTGATTGATTCAAAGGAAATTTCATAAATCTGAATAAAACGGTTTTCAACGATATTCGGATAATCGTCAAAGATGAACGGCGCCTGCAGGGTGTTGGAATAAACGAGGATTGTTGCGGCCAGCAGGATGAGATAGGGCAAGCCCCTCCACATGGTCGGAAAAACTGTTTTGCCTGAAGCTGTGCATTCGGAGCGTTCTGAATTCATTAAAAATTCTGTCTCAAGATAATTTTCATCTAACAACAAGATAATTCGATATAATGGGAAGCCTTTCTAAATCTTACTTAAGTGCCTGTCCAGAAATGAGGGTTTTTGTTCAAGTTCAAGGATTGCGAAAAAAATAAGCGCAGACATATATTTGATATTTCGAGCATTATTTTTTGAGCGTGACGCAGAAATCGGGCAAAAAGACCATTTGTGGCAAACACTACTTCATCAATCGCATGCCAAGCGCCATCTCCTGCCGTGCCTTTTCACTATTCCCTTTGCTGCCGTAGGCAATCCCCAGATTATAATGACTCTCGGCATGATCCGGGTTGAGTTGGACCGCGTGCTCAAGAAGGTAAATCGCCCGGTCAATATTGCCGAGATTAAAATTATTCATTCCCCAGTTATTGTAGAGATCAACGGTCTCAAGCCGGTTTTTCGCAACCTTCTCAAAGATAATCTCGGCCTGTTGATACTCGCCGTCTGCCACAAGTGAAATCCCCAGAGTCAATAACGCTTCCACGGAATCAGACATATATCGCAGCGCAAGTTTTGCGTGTTCCAATGCCTGCTGATTATTCCCAAGGTTCCGGTACACCACCCCCATGACATTATGGAGCTGGGAAATATCCTTCTGCCAGGCCCTGCTCTCACGGTTTACATTCTTATTCGCATCATCCTGAAGACCTCGTTTGAGGATCGCTTCCGCCTGGAGATACTCTTTATTTTCATTCAGCGCCCAACCGAGATTGGTATAGGCGCGGGTGAGATTCGGAGATTTATTCAAGACATCCGACCATAAACTCACCCTGGAATTCCACACTGTATTGCGCTGCCAGGTAAGTATTCCAAGGGTGATGCATAAAATAATCAGAACTGTACGAAACGTCTTACGTTTATCCTCAAACCAGATATCCGCGTAAAAGACCACCGCGGCGATGAGAAATACCGTGGGCAGATAGAGGCGGTGTTCGTAGACAAGTTCAAGGGGGATTATCGACGACTCGATGACCAGGTTGATCAAAAAGAACAACAGCGCAAAGGACAGCAGCCGGTGTTTCCTGAACAAAATTACAATCATGAACAGCAGACCGGCAAACGCGGCCAGAGAAAAGACCGTATACCATGGGGAAAAAAGGCCTTGAGACACGACAAAATCATGGTTGATATTGAGCCGGGAAGGCAACGGCAGAACCAGCAGGGAAAGATAGAACAGGATAATTCCCGGCTCGGTGAGCAGTCGCTGGCCTAGGGTAAAACTCCTTTCCTGGTATCCGGCCAGAACCGATCCCAAAGGATCACTGGTTCCCAGAAATCCGAAAACCACCAACAGGCATAAAACAGCGGCAATCCCGGCTCCTGCCGACATTTTTTTTGATATACCTTTTCCGTCTGATAGAAAAAAAACCTCATAGGCAAGGATTGTCACTGGCAGCATGATTGCATTTTCTTTACAGATTATCGCCATAAAGCCTGACGCCATACTCAGCAAAAACCACACGTTTTTCGCCGGTGATTGGTTTTGATTTCTCCCGCAGACATAGAGCAATATGGAAAGCAGATAAAACAGCGTCATCATGCTGGTCATCCGCTGCACAAGGTAGGTCACCGCATTGGTGGCAAGCGGATGAAGAGTCCAGAGCAAGGCAGCAAACAGGGCAAGTTCCGGGGCACGATTCCTGCCTTTTTCAATCACATTGAGCCGCAGAGTCGCAAGAATAAGAAAATACAGGGTTATGGCGCAGAGGATATGGATGACGAGATTGCCAAGGTGAAACGGCAAGACGTCCATCCCGGTAAAATAAAAATGCAGCGCAAAACTGATATTGGGCAGCCAGCGATTGCCTGACGGGCTTTGGGTTGCCGCCTGTTTGAGCGAGGGAAGAGAAAGGTCGTTGATGCGCAATGATTTATTCTCGACGATATTTGAAGAGTCATCAAACACAAACGGCGCCTGCATGGTATTTGAATAGGCCAGAGTTGCCAGACCAATAATGAGAATTAATGCAAAAAATTGATTATCAAGTCGGAAAAAAGCGGCTATTTTCATAGGAATCAATTTACAATGACAACGACTCAGGTTGTTTAGACTTTAGACTGATGACTGTTAGACTAGTTTCCATCCGGAAACCATGGTTTCGGATGATGTGTTTAGGCTGTAGCTGTTTAGTCTGTTAGTGTAACCGTTCGATTTTATATCTTTTCCCTGAATACCTAAGAGCCTGCAGCCTATTAACCTATGCAGTTTATAAAACTTATCAGAAAGACTCCCTGATTACCACAACAAGCTTATCTCTCTTATGATGAATTCCGCCGGCAAACAGACAAAACTTTTCCCCATCCTTGCCATACTCTCTTTCATAATTCTTTCCGGCTTTATCTATGCCAATTCGCTAAAAAGCCCTTTTGTAATGGATGACTATGTCAACATCCTCGAAAATCCCTTTATAAAATTCAGTTCTTTTACTTTTGATAATCTCAAAAACGCTGCCACCCACAGTCTCATGACCAGACGATGGATACCTAATGCATCTTTTGCGATTAATTATTTTATCCACGGTCAAAGCGTTTTTGGTTTTCATCTAATAAACATCGTTATCCATATTCTCAATGCGATTGTTCTGTATTTTCTCATTGAGACAACACTGACTCTTCCGGGGCAACACCATAAATCCGTCCGAGAGATCGCCTTCTTTTCAACACTGCTCTGGCTTGCGCACCCATTGCAGACCAATGCGGTGACCTACCTTGTGCAGCGGATGACCAGCATGATGACCCTGTTTTATCTGCTGGCACTGTTCTGTTATATCAAGGGCAGACTCAATGATTCATGCACAGGAAAATACTTGTTATACTCCGCAAGTTTACTAGCAGGCCTGCTTGCCCTGTTCAGCAAAGAAAACGCCGTGATGCTGCCCATCATGATTTTTGCCTATGATTTCTTTTTTCTCCGCAAACACGATCAGCGGCTTAACCTCAAAAAAACCACCTTTATCATCGGATTAATCAGTGTTGCAGTCGTGCTTTTCTGCTGGATGATTCTCGGCAAAAATCCGGTGCAGTCAATCCTTGACGGTTATCAGGCAAGAACATTCACCCTTGGGGAAAGACTGCTCACCGAACCCAGAATCATTGTCCATTATCTCAGCCTCATTCTTATACCTCTTCCAGGACGATTGAATATCAATTACGATTTCCCGGTTTCAACTGCTTTCTTTGCGCCCCCACAGGCCTTCTTATCAATACTTGTCCTGATGGGGTTCCTGTTGCTGATTGTTCATCTCTTTAAAAGAAACCGCCTGTTGTCCTTTGCCATCTTCTGGTTTATGGGAAACCTCTTCATCGAATCATCTTTTGTCGGCCTGGAACTGATCTTTGAACATCGCCTCTATCTGCCGGCAGTCTTTTTTTTCCCGGCAATCCTTGTCCCGCTCTATGGCTTTTCACTGGTTCCGAAACAATTCATACGAGGTGTATTGATCATGCTTGTTGCGATACTCAGCATTTTCACTGTGCAGCGAAATGCCGTCTGGAGCTCATCAACCAATCTCTGGCAGGATGTGGTTGATAAATCTCCGCAATTATCCCGGGGCCACATTAATCTGGGAAAAGCCCTGCTTCTTGGAAAGCGCTACCGGGAAGCGGAAAAACATCTGTTCAAGGGGATCGAACTTGAGCCCGGGGTCAGTCATTCCTACACCAACCTGGCCGCGTTATACGACAAGCAGCAGAGATTTGAGGAATCCATTGCCATGTCAAAAACCGCGCTGACAAAACGCAATGCAGACCTGCCTCGGATTCATCATAATATGGGAATCGTCTACCAGAAAATGAACAACCAGCATATGGCAATCGCCGAGGTTATCAAGGCCATTGAAATCAACCCCCTGTTTTCAGACGCGTATGTGACTCTTGGGAGTATTTACGGAATGTCGGGCGATAACGTCTCAGCCGAACAATATCTCAAAAAAGCCCTGGCACTGGACCCGGACAACGGCTATGCATATCAGAATCTCGGCACTGCCCAGGAACGGCAGAATAAACTCACAGAGGCCCTGCAGACTTTTCAAACAGCGCTGACCAAAGCCAATGCCGACCCGCTGAAGGTCAATAATAATCTGGGAATTGTATACTGGCGCCTCAAGGATTATGAAAATTCCATTCACCATGCCAGACGCGCAATAGCTCTCGACCCCAATTACGTTGAGGCCTATATAACCCTTGGCATAACGTTGGACGGGTCCGGCAAATCCAATGAAGCTACAAGGATTTTCCAGGAAGCCTGGCAACGGGGCTTTGATATGGTGGGGCTGTATATCAAATGGGCAAATCAAGGACTTGCCCGGAACAACCCTGCACTGGCGATTCGCTATCTTGACCGGGCGAATAAACTTGCCCCCGGGCATCCGCAGGTTCAAACGCTGCTCAATCGAGCAAAAAACAAAAAGTCAACGACTATCGACTGAAGTCGATAGCGTGAGGCACAAAGGCAGAAGGCACAAAGTGTAAGAATACAAGTACCAACCAGATCGACAGTCATTGAGTGCCGTTACTTCTTCATATTGTATTTCTTTATTCCCTTTTACTCTGTGACTTCTGCCTTCTGCCTCTGTGCCTGTAACTCCAAATTATACACATGCTCAAAGCTGACCCTCTGAAGATGGTGGTTGTTATTCTTTATTTGAGACTAATAAAATTCTTTTGAGCATCAGCTTGATCACTTGCGCTTGACACGCCGGATACGACTCCGTACTCTACTTTTAACAGTAACCAATACTCAAAAGGATAATCCATGAAATTAGGAATGATCGGCCTCGGCAGAATGGGCATGAATATGGCCAGGCGCCTGCTGCAAGACGGCCATGAAGTCGTTGCATTCAACCGGACTCCTGCTAAGACTGAAGAACTGACCAAAGAAGGTGCAATCGCTGCATTTTCCTTGAGCGAACTTATCGAAAACCTGCCATCCCCGCGCATCGTCTGGCTGATGCTGCCGGCCGGCAATACCGTAGATGATCATCTTGAGCAATTACAAAAAATGCTCGCTCCTGAAGATATCATTATCGAAGGCGGCAACACCTATTTCAAAGATGATATCCGTAGATCAGCGCAGCTTGCCGAACATGGCATCCGATACATGGATGCCGGGGTCAGTGGCGGCATCTGGGGCCTTAAAGTCGGCTACTGTCTTATGGTTGGCGGCGACACAGCTACTTTTAAGTATCTTGAGCCGATATTCAAGACGCTTGCTCCTCCTGAAGGCTACCTCCACTGCGGCCCCACCGGCTCCGGGCATTATGTCAAAATGGTCCATAACGGCATTGAATACGGCATGATGCAGGCTTACGGCGAAGGATTTGCCCTGCTTGACGCCTCGCCTTACGGCAAAAACCTCAACTATTCGGAACTTTCTCATCTCTGGAACCAGGGAAGCGTAATCCGATCATGGCTACTCGAATTACTGGAACCGGCCTTTGCCCAGGATCCGGATCTTTCAACGCTCAAAGGGTATGTCGACGATTCAGGGGAAGGTCGCTGGACAGTTCAACAGGCCATTGAACTCGGAGTGCCGGCACCGGTGATCACCACCGCATTATTTGAACGGTTCAACTCGCGGCAGGATAATACCTTCGGCAACCGGGTGCTTGCCGCATTGCGCCGCGAGTTCGGCGGCCATCCAACGGTCCCGGCAAAAAAGTGAAAGTCAACAACTATCGACTTCTGCCTCTGTGCCTATAACTCATATTATATACATGCTCACAGCTGACCGCCTGAAGACGGTGGTTTTAACCCTGACTTGAGACTAATTAAAACGATATAATAGAGCCCCAAATCATGGCAGATCCTGAAAACAATCAATCCAATTCTGTTGAGACGGCTATCAACACCACTGAAGCGCATTTCAAATCAGCTGCGGAATGTCTGATTTCCCAACCTTTGCCAAGCTGCACCATTGTCATCTTCGGCGCTTCAGGAGATCTCACCTCAAGAAAATTGATCCCGGCGCTGTTCAATCTGTTTATCAACCGGAGTCTGCCCAAAACCTTTTCCATCGTGGGTTGCAGCAGGTCGGAAATGACCCATGAAACATTTCGAGTCAATATGAACTCCGCCTGCTCTGGGCTTAAATGTTCCCCCGGAGATTGGGATCGATTTGCCGAAAATCTATTCTATGTTCCGGTCCAATATGATTCAAACGAATCATTTACAAATCTGGCAACATTTCTCACCGATCTTGACCGGAAAAAAGACACACGCGGCAATCGCATGTTTTATCTGGCAATCCCGCCAACCCTGTATCCCGGCGTTTCCCAGATGATCGGCCAGGCAGGGCTGGCCATCGAGAATCAGAGCGAAAACGGCTGGGCGCGCATCGTTGTCGAGAAACCATTCGGCAGAAACCTTGCCACCGCCCTGGAACTTGACCGGATTCTGCACAGCAACTTCAAGGAACACCAGATCTTCAGGATCGACCATTACCTGGCCAAGGAAACTGTCCAGAACATCCTGATGTTACGCTTTGCAAACGCTATTTTCGAACCGATCTGGAAAAGAAACTACATCGATTATGTCGGGATCATTGCCGCGGAAACCCTGGGAGTCGAGCACCGGGCCGGATATTATGAACAGGCCGGGGTACTCAGGGACATGTTCCAGAATCATATGAAACAGTTGCTGGCGCTCACCGCCATGGAGCCGCCGTCAATCTTTCAGGCCGACCGGGTCCGGGACGAAAAAGCCAAGGTATTCCGCTCATTGCGGCCATTCACCAAAGGCACTGTTCGGGAAAACCTGATTCTCGGCCAATACGGTGCCGGGGAAGTCGACGGCAAGAAGGTGCCGGCATACCGCGCTGAACCCGGGGTCGCCAAAGACTCAACAACCCCGACATTCGGACTGATGCGTCTGTTCGTTGATAATTGGCGCTGGCACGGGGTGCCTTTTTATCTTGCTTCCGGCAAGAGACTCAAGGCCAAGGACACCCGCATCGTCATCCAATTCAAGGAAGTACCCCATTCATTGTTTCGCGAACTTCTGGGTGATTCGATTATCGCCAACCGCCTCAATCTTGGTATTTACCCCGAAGAGAAAATATCGCTCACCTTTCAGACAAAAAGCCCCGGCGCAAGGGTCTGTCTGAGATCGGTTACCATGGATTTTAATTATCATCAGAATTACAGCGGCCCGCAACTTGATGCCTATGAAAAAGTGCTCCTCGACTGTATTCTGGGCGACCACATGCTTTTCTGGCGCCAGGACGGCGTTGAGCTTGCCTGGTCGTTTCTTGAGCCGGTGCTGGATGAATGCGAGGCCTGTGGCGGCATGGAAGACATTCTTCAAAATTATCCTTCAGGAAGCTGGGGCCCTGACTCAGCCCATGAATGGATGCGCTTGATTCTAGGTGAGTGCTGAGTGCTGAGTGCTGAGTGCTGAGTGCTGAGTGCTGAGTGCTGAGTGCTGAGTGCTGAGTGCTGAGTGCTGAGTTAAAAATAATTCATCTTCAAAATGATTCAACATTTATCGCGACCATTAAAAAATTATGAAATTCCATTATTTTGCAGATCTCGAAGAAAGCAGCAAGGCCCTTGCGGCGATGATTGTCCGCGATAATGAAAAAGCCATCAGGGAAAAGGATTTTCATACCCTGGTGCTCACCGGCGGCAACACGCCCCGCCTGCTTTACACATTACTGGGTTCAGAACCATTTTCAAAAAAGATCAATTGGCAAAAAACCTTTCTGTTCTGTGGCGATGAAAGATTTGTGCCTTATGATCATCAGGAGAGTAATTACGGAATGATACATGAAACCCTGCTTGCCAACATATCAATCCCTGCTCACAACATATACCCCATACCGGCCTTGGAAAATTCCCCGGAAAATACGGCCTTAATGTATGAAACAATCCTCAAGGAATTCTTTCATAAAAAAATGGGACCCACCGTTTCTATTGATAACTTTCCAGTCTTTGACACCCTGCTTTTCGGCATGGGCGATGACGGCCATATCGCCTCGCTTTTCCCCGGCACCCCGGCCCTTGAGGAAACCAAAGCCTGGGTAACTCATGTCTTGCCGCCGGATTACGTCCGACCGGCACTGCCCCGTATCACCCTGACCCTCCCGGTGATAAACCATGGGCAGGCGGTATATTTTCATATTTCAGGGAAAAAGAAACTCGGGATTGCCCAAGCCATCAAAGATAACCCGGAAGCTGCCGCCAAAAAATATCCGGCAGCCAGAGTACGGGATGCAAAAAGTATTTCCTGGTTAATCGTTCAGTAAAAACCTTCTACGTAAAAACTTTCCTCCGATTGAACCCAAAATCCGTGCGGTTGAAATAACGTTTTTCACGGCGACTTTGCGCCCGGCCCGAATTCCGAAGCGATCAGGCCCAACGGGTGCGTGACAGGAAGTCACGCATCGACGAACCCGCAGGATGCGGGATTTTGTCGACCAGCGCCGGAGTTCGGATGAGCCGAAGCACTTAAGCCTGAAGAACGTCACTTCAACCCTGGAGATGTATTAAGAATCACAAAAGATAAAAAAATGTTTTCTATAAACACTAATCAAGATGCTGGAACAAGTATCAGTTCAGGAATGAGGATTTTTTTTCGAGATCAGGTAAGCGAGTTTACGAGACTCCGAGAACTGCGAAAAAAGATAAGCGCAGACATCGAAAATACTTTTATGGATTGGCAATAACCAGGGAAAGCCAGGTGGCGACAAACAACGTCAGGCTGATCAGGCCGTTCATCGTGAAAAAAGACATCTGAATCCGCGAAAGGTCCTTTGGATTCACCACCAGGTGCTGATAGGACAGCGCCCCGGCAGTAAGCACAATGCCGATATAATAAATATAGTTCAACTGCATCTGCATGCCGGTGAGGATGAACATTACAAAGGCCACGACATGCA comes from Pseudomonadota bacterium and encodes:
- the pgl gene encoding 6-phosphogluconolactonase encodes the protein MKFHYFADLEESSKALAAMIVRDNEKAIREKDFHTLVLTGGNTPRLLYTLLGSEPFSKKINWQKTFLFCGDERFVPYDHQESNYGMIHETLLANISIPAHNIYPIPALENSPENTALMYETILKEFFHKKMGPTVSIDNFPVFDTLLFGMGDDGHIASLFPGTPALEETKAWVTHVLPPDYVRPALPRITLTLPVINHGQAVYFHISGKKKLGIAQAIKDNPEAAAKKYPAARVRDAKSISWLIVQ
- a CDS encoding tetratricopeptide repeat protein codes for the protein MMNSAGKQTKLFPILAILSFIILSGFIYANSLKSPFVMDDYVNILENPFIKFSSFTFDNLKNAATHSLMTRRWIPNASFAINYFIHGQSVFGFHLINIVIHILNAIVLYFLIETTLTLPGQHHKSVREIAFFSTLLWLAHPLQTNAVTYLVQRMTSMMTLFYLLALFCYIKGRLNDSCTGKYLLYSASLLAGLLALFSKENAVMLPIMIFAYDFFFLRKHDQRLNLKKTTFIIGLISVAVVLFCWMILGKNPVQSILDGYQARTFTLGERLLTEPRIIVHYLSLILIPLPGRLNINYDFPVSTAFFAPPQAFLSILVLMGFLLLIVHLFKRNRLLSFAIFWFMGNLFIESSFVGLELIFEHRLYLPAVFFFPAILVPLYGFSLVPKQFIRGVLIMLVAILSIFTVQRNAVWSSSTNLWQDVVDKSPQLSRGHINLGKALLLGKRYREAEKHLFKGIELEPGVSHSYTNLAALYDKQQRFEESIAMSKTALTKRNADLPRIHHNMGIVYQKMNNQHMAIAEVIKAIEINPLFSDAYVTLGSIYGMSGDNVSAEQYLKKALALDPDNGYAYQNLGTAQERQNKLTEALQTFQTALTKANADPLKVNNNLGIVYWRLKDYENSIHHARRAIALDPNYVEAYITLGITLDGSGKSNEATRIFQEAWQRGFDMVGLYIKWANQGLARNNPALAIRYLDRANKLAPGHPQVQTLLNRAKNKKSTTID
- the zwf gene encoding glucose-6-phosphate dehydrogenase, producing the protein MADPENNQSNSVETAINTTEAHFKSAAECLISQPLPSCTIVIFGASGDLTSRKLIPALFNLFINRSLPKTFSIVGCSRSEMTHETFRVNMNSACSGLKCSPGDWDRFAENLFYVPVQYDSNESFTNLATFLTDLDRKKDTRGNRMFYLAIPPTLYPGVSQMIGQAGLAIENQSENGWARIVVEKPFGRNLATALELDRILHSNFKEHQIFRIDHYLAKETVQNILMLRFANAIFEPIWKRNYIDYVGIIAAETLGVEHRAGYYEQAGVLRDMFQNHMKQLLALTAMEPPSIFQADRVRDEKAKVFRSLRPFTKGTVRENLILGQYGAGEVDGKKVPAYRAEPGVAKDSTTPTFGLMRLFVDNWRWHGVPFYLASGKRLKAKDTRIVIQFKEVPHSLFRELLGDSIIANRLNLGIYPEEKISLTFQTKSPGARVCLRSVTMDFNYHQNYSGPQLDAYEKVLLDCILGDHMLFWRQDGVELAWSFLEPVLDECEACGGMEDILQNYPSGSWGPDSAHEWMRLILGEC
- the gnd gene encoding decarboxylating 6-phosphogluconate dehydrogenase; translated protein: MKLGMIGLGRMGMNMARRLLQDGHEVVAFNRTPAKTEELTKEGAIAAFSLSELIENLPSPRIVWLMLPAGNTVDDHLEQLQKMLAPEDIIIEGGNTYFKDDIRRSAQLAEHGIRYMDAGVSGGIWGLKVGYCLMVGGDTATFKYLEPIFKTLAPPEGYLHCGPTGSGHYVKMVHNGIEYGMMQAYGEGFALLDASPYGKNLNYSELSHLWNQGSVIRSWLLELLEPAFAQDPDLSTLKGYVDDSGEGRWTVQQAIELGVPAPVITTALFERFNSRQDNTFGNRVLAALRREFGGHPTVPAKK
- a CDS encoding tetratricopeptide repeat protein, with translation MNSERSECTASGKTVFPTMWRGLPYLILLAATILVYSNTLQAPFIFDDYPNIVENRFIQIYEISFESIKDAATKSPMGNRWLANLSLALNYSVDQLDTFGFHLVNIVLHICAGFALYYLAGQVMSQACFPSRRGVLEYIPFFTALLWMLHPVQTNAVTYIVQRMTSMSALFYLFAMICYIKARTHNSIKRKYAWYLGCSVSGFLAVVSKENAVMLPIILVAVDFCCLPPRDGHNGFKRFAFPVCIGIAALLFAMFCLGGDPLSSVFSGYQVRDFTPMERLLTESRVFFSYLLILLLPLPARLNLNHDYLISHGLFSPPQTAFAIAGIVLFVGLIIILYRYNRLLAFCLFWFIANLMIESTILPLEIIYEHRLYLPSMLLILMGVFLVFQLPLPPKFVSGLLIALAIVSGILTFQRNAVWQNEVGFWQDIVRKSPNLYRAHVNLGKALSDIKDNSQSEQHFRIAIALDPDKGDAFYNLGILYDRLGRTQAALPLMQTAITKVGNQAKYYQSLGMVYRKLGDCSNARIAAQTALNLNPATYEAFITLGICEQRDGNHPNAVGLFKDAHDKGLVSVDLYNNWAVSLEYFGKYEQARDYLLKALELYPEHYESRYNLGIIYSRLGMDAEAEREISRAVKDKKGN
- a CDS encoding tetratricopeptide repeat protein translates to MKIAAFFRLDNQFFALILIIGLATLAYSNTMQAPFVFDDSSNIVENKSLRINDLSLPSLKQAATQSPSGNRWLPNISFALHFYFTGMDVLPFHLGNLVIHILCAITLYFLILATLRLNVIEKGRNRAPELALFAALLWTLHPLATNAVTYLVQRMTSMMTLFYLLSILLYVCGRNQNQSPAKNVWFLLSMASGFMAIICKENAIMLPVTILAYEVFFLSDGKGISKKMSAGAGIAAVLCLLVVFGFLGTSDPLGSVLAGYQERSFTLGQRLLTEPGIILFYLSLLVLPLPSRLNINHDFVVSQGLFSPWYTVFSLAAFAGLLFMIVILFRKHRLLSFALLFFLINLVIESSIIPLELVYEHRLYLPTVFLIAAVVFYADIWFEDKRKTFRTVLIILCITLGILTWQRNTVWNSRVSLWSDVLNKSPNLTRAYTNLGWALNENKEYLQAEAILKRGLQDDANKNVNRESRAWQKDISQLHNVMGVVYRNLGNNQQALEHAKLALRYMSDSVEALLTLGISLVADGEYQQAEIIFEKVAKNRLETVDLYNNWGMNNFNLGNIDRAIYLLEHAVQLNPDHAESHYNLGIAYGSKGNSEKARQEMALGMRLMK